In a single window of the Dinghuibacter silviterrae genome:
- a CDS encoding carboxylesterase/lipase family protein, whose product MLGTLVACQSQPLTVSTDAGLVSGTSAGAVRIFRGIPFAAPPVGPLRWREPQSVTPWTGVRRCIAFGPNPVQENGWGVCSEDCLYLNVWTTKVDPPAKKPVIVWIYGGGFTGGSGSGSWCDGEAMARKGVVFVTFNYRVGVLGFLAHPALSSESPNHSSGNYGILDQIAALQWVKRNITAFGGDPENVTIAGESAGSCSVNTLIASPLARGLFRRAIAESGAFFKPGRNRSLREAEEDGVRTMRGKNALTLEAMRALSPEALLKGDYRRLPVVDGYLLPDHIDELFKKGTINKVDLMTGYNEGDNFIEDTMSAPQFISFAQRNYGPRAADFLTLYPVERVQQSQQALGRDLHFGWEHYTWAKEEGARAYMYYFDRVPPGEPKLGAFHSAEVCYALHTLAYQNRPWTPWDTTLSNLMSDYWVNFASTGDPNKKGLPPWPAFSASKTQVIRLGDTVESIDLPAMRAFGFFQPYPR is encoded by the coding sequence TTGCTGGGCACACTGGTCGCTTGTCAATCACAACCATTGACCGTTTCCACGGACGCCGGTCTTGTGTCAGGCACAAGTGCCGGGGCTGTCCGGATATTCAGGGGCATCCCGTTTGCGGCCCCTCCCGTAGGGCCCTTGAGGTGGAGGGAACCCCAGTCCGTTACACCCTGGACAGGGGTCCGGCGCTGTATAGCCTTTGGTCCCAACCCTGTACAAGAGAACGGCTGGGGGGTATGCAGCGAGGACTGTCTTTACCTGAATGTTTGGACCACGAAGGTAGACCCGCCGGCGAAAAAGCCGGTGATCGTGTGGATTTATGGAGGGGGATTTACCGGTGGATCCGGCTCCGGCAGTTGGTGTGACGGGGAAGCCATGGCCAGGAAGGGCGTTGTATTCGTGACGTTTAATTATCGGGTGGGCGTATTGGGCTTTCTGGCTCATCCGGCCTTGTCCTCGGAATCCCCGAATCATAGCTCGGGCAATTATGGGATACTGGACCAGATCGCCGCGCTTCAGTGGGTTAAACGGAATATTACTGCTTTTGGCGGCGATCCGGAAAACGTCACGATCGCTGGTGAGTCCGCCGGTTCCTGTAGTGTAAACACCCTGATCGCGTCGCCCCTCGCCCGGGGCCTTTTCCGGCGCGCCATCGCCGAAAGCGGGGCCTTTTTCAAACCGGGACGGAATAGGTCGCTGCGGGAAGCGGAAGAAGATGGCGTACGTACCATGCGCGGAAAAAATGCCCTTACCCTGGAAGCCATGCGCGCTTTATCCCCGGAGGCTTTGCTCAAAGGTGATTACAGGCGTTTGCCCGTCGTGGACGGCTATCTTTTACCCGATCACATTGACGAGCTTTTCAAAAAAGGCACCATCAACAAAGTTGATTTGATGACAGGCTATAACGAGGGGGATAATTTCATAGAGGACACAATGAGCGCGCCGCAATTTATCTCTTTTGCACAAAGAAATTATGGACCGCGGGCAGCCGACTTCCTCACCCTGTATCCCGTGGAACGTGTGCAGCAGTCTCAACAAGCCCTTGGTAGAGACCTGCATTTTGGCTGGGAGCATTATACCTGGGCAAAAGAGGAAGGGGCCAGGGCTTATATGTACTATTTCGACCGGGTTCCCCCCGGCGAACCCAAGCTGGGCGCCTTCCATTCCGCGGAGGTTTGTTATGCGCTACATACGCTGGCGTACCAGAACAGACCCTGGACGCCCTGGGACACCACGCTCAGCAACCTCATGAGTGATTATTGGGTCAACTTTGCCTCTACTGGGGATCCCAACAAGAAAGGGCTTCCGCCCTGGCCCGCGTTTTCCGCCTCAAAAACCCAGGTCATTCGGTTGGGGGATACCGTGGAGTCAATCGACCTTCCGGCCATGCGCGCTTTTGGATTCTTTCAGCCTTATCCAAGGTGA
- a CDS encoding TolB family protein, which produces MITKACLRFSPLLICVQILFGHIAGLSQASRPEIFAPGIISGPLHEAAPAFTPDGKTVYYHCAGPSIQGTILVAHLQKGGWSTPEIAPWSGEWSDIEPAMSPDGSYMIFSSNRPAVPGGKPLDGYWQSQAFPRSGGNLWRVDRKNGQFGEPYRLPDMINSGSSIFSPAIAADGSLYFMRPLGDTGRFHIYRAAWRNGQYEKPELVPFSAPGNFGDVDPAVAPDESFLIFSSNRPPAVKNQLFIVYRVAGKWGEPVLLNDTINRPPANNVEARLSPDLRTLYFSSGYAPPVTYPNDRDNSRKMLEQSRWYNGNSNIWYVPIGHLIGH; this is translated from the coding sequence ATGATTACAAAAGCCTGTCTGCGTTTTTCGCCGTTGCTCATCTGTGTCCAAATATTGTTCGGCCATATAGCCGGCCTGTCCCAAGCCAGCCGTCCTGAAATTTTTGCCCCCGGAATCATTTCCGGGCCCCTGCATGAGGCGGCGCCGGCTTTCACCCCCGATGGCAAGACGGTTTACTACCATTGCGCCGGCCCGTCCATCCAGGGGACTATCCTTGTCGCTCACCTGCAAAAAGGCGGGTGGTCGACACCGGAAATTGCCCCCTGGTCCGGGGAATGGTCCGATATCGAGCCGGCTATGTCCCCGGATGGATCCTATATGATCTTTTCCTCCAACCGGCCGGCTGTACCGGGGGGTAAGCCGTTGGATGGATACTGGCAAAGCCAGGCCTTCCCCAGAAGTGGTGGAAACCTCTGGCGGGTGGACAGGAAAAATGGTCAGTTCGGAGAGCCTTACCGGCTTCCGGATATGATCAATAGCGGTTCATCGATCTTTTCCCCGGCCATCGCCGCCGATGGCAGCCTTTACTTCATGCGCCCCCTCGGCGATACCGGCAGGTTCCATATTTACCGGGCGGCATGGCGTAATGGACAATACGAAAAGCCGGAACTGGTCCCCTTTAGCGCCCCAGGCAATTTTGGGGATGTGGATCCCGCGGTAGCTCCCGATGAATCCTTTCTCATCTTTAGCTCAAACCGGCCGCCGGCCGTCAAGAACCAGCTTTTTATTGTTTACCGGGTTGCCGGAAAATGGGGAGAACCCGTCCTGCTCAACGATACGATCAACCGGCCGCCGGCGAACAATGTGGAAGCCAGGCTGAGCCCGGACCTCCGGACCTTGTATTTTTCCAGCGGCTATGCCCCGCCGGTTACTTATCCCAATGACCGGGACAATTCCAGGAAGATGCTGGAACAAAGCCGGTGGTATAATGGCAATTCCAATATCTGGTATGTCCCCATCGGTCATTTGATAGGACATTAA
- a CDS encoding helix-turn-helix domain-containing protein, which produces MFVSWTTTGAKMKHWYQRPGKLLTELVRTVLIIEGFSEPDSDSLPIFTNGIPILFCKTEKTPSGYEHVAQLTLHGNFIDPGHWTTNNHSTIIAYFFKPFVLAGLFNMPAKKLLGTPVDLFNCSPHKYNALRTQLIYADSTSRKVEVLDHLIVQQLNENQKILDIIQYATDQIMCNSGTEILSEILQELKLNERTFQRIFKKYVGVTATQYRRICQFDLSFRQLQSQRFGKISDVAFSNGFADQSHFIRSFKEFTQTTPNDYLRNGLTDKKP; this is translated from the coding sequence ATGTTCGTATCTTGGACAACAACAGGAGCCAAAATGAAACATTGGTATCAAAGACCTGGTAAACTGCTGACAGAACTGGTGAGAACGGTTCTGATTATTGAAGGTTTCTCCGAACCGGATTCCGATAGCCTGCCCATTTTCACCAATGGAATACCGATACTTTTTTGTAAAACCGAGAAAACTCCGTCCGGCTATGAACATGTTGCACAATTGACGCTGCATGGAAATTTCATTGATCCCGGCCATTGGACAACCAATAACCATTCGACGATTATCGCGTACTTTTTTAAACCATTTGTACTTGCAGGTTTATTCAATATGCCCGCAAAAAAACTGTTAGGGACACCTGTTGACCTTTTTAATTGCAGCCCGCATAAATACAACGCACTTAGAACCCAATTGATTTATGCAGATTCAACGTCGCGGAAAGTAGAAGTGCTCGACCATCTAATCGTTCAACAATTGAATGAGAACCAAAAGATTTTGGACATTATTCAATACGCGACCGACCAGATTATGTGCAATTCCGGCACAGAAATTTTATCGGAAATACTTCAGGAATTGAAGCTTAACGAAAGGACATTTCAAAGAATTTTTAAGAAATATGTAGGCGTTACGGCCACTCAATACAGGCGCATCTGCCAATTTGATCTTTCATTCAGACAGCTTCAGTCACAACGATTTGGCAAGATATCAGATGTGGCTTTTTCCAATGGATTTGCCGACCAAAGCCATTTCATCCGTTCTTTTAAAGAATTTACACAGACCACACCGAATGATTATCTGAGAAATGGGTTAACCGACAAAAAGCCATAG
- a CDS encoding DUF1801 domain-containing protein: protein MNALENYYEQQEEPARSCLLALRTIILQQDHEISATWKYGMPFFCYKGKMFCYLWVQAFCKRQSICIKQGL, encoded by the coding sequence ATGAACGCATTAGAAAACTATTACGAACAACAGGAGGAGCCAGCGAGAAGTTGTTTGTTGGCCCTTCGCACCATTATCCTCCAACAGGACCACGAGATATCGGCAACATGGAAGTACGGAATGCCCTTCTTTTGCTATAAAGGAAAAATGTTTTGTTACCTATGGGTGCAGGCCTTTTGCAAAAGGCAATCAATTTGTATAAAACAGGGGTTGTGA